A region of Saccopteryx leptura isolate mSacLep1 chromosome X, mSacLep1_pri_phased_curated, whole genome shotgun sequence DNA encodes the following proteins:
- the YIPF6 gene encoding protein YIPF6 isoform X2, which yields MAEAADSPEDPGTASARPLFAGLSDISISQDIPVEGEITIPIRSHIRELDNSTLNESVQSTIMRDLKAVGKKFMHVLYPRKSNTLLRDWDLWGPLILCVTLALMLQTGSADSENDGGPQFAEVFVIIWFGAVTITLNSKLLGGNISFFQSLCVLGYCILPLTVAMLVCRLVLLAEHGTINFMVRLFVVIVMFAWSIVASTAFLADSQPPNRKALAVYPVFLFYFVISWMILTFTPQ from the exons ATGGCGGAGGCGGCGGACTCTCCAGAAGACCCGGGGACGGCATCGGCCAGGCCCCTG TTTGCAGGCCTTTCGGATATATCCATCTCACAAGATATCCCGGTGGAAGGAGAAATCACCATTCCTATTAGATCCCACATTCGGGAACTCGACAACTCCACATTAAATGAATCTGTCCAGAGCACCATC ATGCGTGATCTAAAAGCTGTGGGGAAAAAATTCATGCATGTTTTGTACCCAAGGAAAAGTAATACTCTTTTGAGAGATT GGGATTTATGGGGCCCTTTGATCCTTTGTGTGACGCTGGCATT AATGCTTCAGACAGGCTCTGCAGACAGTGAAAATGATGGCGGGCCCCAGTTTGCAGAAGTGTTTGTCATTATCTGGTTTGGTGCCGTTACCATCACCCTCAACTCAAAACTTCTTGGAGGAAACAT ATCTTTCTTTCAGAGCCTCTGTGTGCTGGGTTACTGTATACTGCCCTTAACCGTGGCAATGCTGGTTTGCCGGCTGGTACTTTTGGCTGAGCACGGAACAATAAACTTCATGGTCCGGCTTTTTGTGGTGATCGTGATGTTTGCCTGGTCTATAGTAG ccTCTACAGCTTTTCTTGCTGACAGCCAGCCTCCAAACCGCAAAGCCCTGGCCGTTTATCCTGTGTTCTTATTCTATTTTGTCATCAGTTGGATGATTCTCACCTTCACTCCTCAGTAA